One Oncorhynchus kisutch isolate 150728-3 linkage group LG11, Okis_V2, whole genome shotgun sequence genomic region harbors:
- the LOC109899697 gene encoding tetratricopeptide repeat protein 27-like, which produces MTAQRRTRLTGRNNIWGDCPVGPGGRQPSPPCQSNWTGPAVTIHVPDLLAQALLSSFTEPGALTSALLGSLLLDGESVYRLVWNSFLLLASVKLVNCAIKLDSLQ; this is translated from the exons ATGACAGCACAGAGGAGGACAAGGCTGACGGGCAGAAACAATATCTGG ggagaTTGCCCTGTTGGCCCAGGCGGTCGCCAGCCTTCACCTCCTTGTCAGAGTAACTGGACAGGTCCCGCTGTCACCATCCATGTCCCTGACCTGCTGGCCCAGGCCCTGCTATCCTCATTCACTGAG CCTGGGGCCCTGACCTCAGCCCTGCTCGGCAGTCTTCTACTGGATGGAGAGTCTGTGTACAGACTGGTGTGGAACTCCTTCCTGCTGCTAGCCAGCGTCAAACTGGTCAACTGTGCTATCAAGCTGGACAGCCTTCAG